The Elusimicrobiota bacterium genome window below encodes:
- a CDS encoding cytochrome c biogenesis CcdA family protein: protein MNLGIAFGAGTLSFFSPCVLPLIPVYLAYLTGTTYEGLLRQGSRRTTLVHSGFFILGFSLVFIALGASASAAGGALMAHRAWIERVGGVVLLLLGLWMLGLLKAAFLYRDARFRFQDKPAGFLGSVLVGAAFAAGWTPCVGPVLAGILIMASREGSVGQGVLLLSAYSAGFAVPLLLCALAVERFSRALKRVGPYLPAVEKATGVLLAALGLLLAAGWFGRFTSWALSYTAGWGRLFAGTGL from the coding sequence ATGAATCTGGGGATCGCTTTCGGGGCGGGGACGCTGAGCTTCTTCTCGCCCTGCGTCCTTCCGCTCATCCCGGTCTACCTCGCCTATCTCACGGGGACGACCTACGAGGGGCTGCTGCGCCAGGGCTCGCGGCGCACGACCCTGGTCCATTCGGGGTTCTTCATCCTGGGCTTCTCGCTGGTCTTCATCGCCCTGGGCGCCTCGGCCTCGGCGGCCGGGGGCGCGCTGATGGCGCACCGCGCCTGGATCGAGCGCGTCGGCGGCGTCGTCCTGCTCCTGCTCGGGCTCTGGATGCTCGGCCTGCTCAAGGCCGCGTTCCTCTACCGCGACGCCCGCTTCCGCTTCCAGGACAAGCCGGCCGGCTTCCTCGGCTCCGTGCTCGTGGGCGCCGCCTTCGCCGCGGGCTGGACGCCCTGCGTGGGTCCGGTGCTCGCCGGCATCCTCATCATGGCCTCCCGCGAGGGCTCCGTCGGGCAGGGCGTCCTCCTGCTCTCCGCCTACTCCGCGGGCTTCGCCGTGCCGCTGCTGCTCTGCGCGCTCGCCGTCGAGCGCTTCTCCCGCGCGCTCAAGCGCGTGGGCCCGTACCTGCCGGCCGTCGAGAAGGCGACCGGCGTCCTGCTCGCCGCGCTCGGCCTCCTGCTGGCGGCGGGCTGGTTCGGACGCTTCACCTCGTGGGCGCTCTCCTACACCGCCGGCTGGGGGCGCCTCTTCGCCGGGACGGGACTCTGA
- the sucD gene encoding succinate--CoA ligase subunit alpha: MSILLNRDSRIVVHGLTGSTGTFHAKQCMEYGSRVVAGLTPGKGKTTHLGVPVYDTAVDAVKLAGADVSLIFVPPPAAADSILEAVDAGIRTVICITEGIPVLDMARVKRVLREREAAGRTVRLVGPNCPGVITPGQCKAGIMPGYIHKPGPVGVVSRSGTLTYEAVWQLTGLGIGQSTVVGIGGDPIAGSSFTDILRLFEADEETRAAVLIGEIGGSAEEEAAEFFKKHMHKPVFAFVAGKTAPPGRRMGHAGAIIEGGAGTHASKVEALARVGIRVVDNLSGIGAAVAETLPGVRA; this comes from the coding sequence GTGAGCATCCTGCTGAACAGGGACTCCCGCATCGTCGTCCACGGGCTCACCGGCTCCACCGGCACCTTCCACGCGAAGCAGTGCATGGAGTACGGCAGCCGCGTCGTCGCGGGCCTGACGCCCGGCAAGGGCAAGACGACGCATCTCGGCGTCCCGGTCTACGACACCGCCGTCGACGCCGTGAAGCTCGCCGGCGCGGACGTCTCGCTCATCTTCGTGCCTCCGCCCGCCGCGGCCGACTCCATCCTCGAGGCCGTCGACGCGGGGATCCGGACGGTCATCTGCATCACCGAGGGCATCCCGGTCCTCGACATGGCCCGGGTCAAGCGCGTCCTGCGCGAGCGCGAGGCGGCGGGACGGACGGTCCGTCTCGTGGGCCCCAACTGCCCCGGCGTCATCACCCCCGGGCAGTGCAAGGCCGGCATCATGCCCGGCTACATCCACAAGCCCGGACCGGTCGGCGTCGTCTCCCGCTCCGGCACGCTCACCTACGAGGCCGTCTGGCAGCTCACCGGGCTCGGCATCGGCCAGTCTACGGTGGTCGGCATCGGGGGCGACCCCATCGCCGGCTCGAGCTTCACCGACATCCTCCGGCTCTTCGAGGCGGACGAGGAGACGCGGGCCGCCGTCCTCATCGGCGAGATCGGCGGCTCGGCGGAGGAGGAGGCGGCGGAGTTCTTCAAGAAGCACATGCACAAGCCCGTCTTCGCCTTCGTCGCCGGGAAGACCGCCCCGCCCGGCCGCCGCATGGGCCACGCCGGGGCCATCATCGAAGGAGGGGCCGGCACGCACGCCTCGAAGGTCGAGGCGCTCGCGCGCGTCGGCATCCGGGTCGTCGACAACCTCAGCGGCATCGGCGCCGCGGTGGCCGAGACCCTGCCGGGGGTGCGCGCATGA
- the sucC gene encoding ADP-forming succinate--CoA ligase subunit beta, protein MKLLEHEAKDIFRRRGIPVPRTGGVLTKPAQLPAALRRAGKGPWVLKAQVLAGGRGKAGGVKVVKTPAEARLAAKAMLGMKIATHQTHGAALVVREVLVDQASKIAREIYLSVVLDRREARPVVIASAEGGMQIEELARSRPDAILKEPVDPSRGLEAFQARRLAFRLGIPSAEVGSFVKLLRALVRVFIDYDASLVEVNPLIVDASGKLCAIDGKIVTDDNALFRQEELAGRRDLESSPLEKQAQKVGINYISLDGDIGCMVNGAGLAMGTMDIIALAGGRPANFLDVGGGATAEQVTAAFRILLQDPKVRAVLVNIFGGIMRCDVIAEGVIAAAKRVKMKVPLIVRLEGTNVREGKKLLHDSRLPMTQADSLWDAAQKAVAAAKEVRP, encoded by the coding sequence ATGAAACTGCTCGAACACGAAGCCAAGGACATCTTCCGCCGCCGGGGCATCCCCGTGCCGCGCACCGGAGGGGTCCTCACGAAGCCGGCGCAGCTCCCCGCCGCCCTGCGCCGCGCCGGGAAGGGCCCCTGGGTGCTCAAGGCCCAGGTGCTCGCCGGCGGACGGGGGAAGGCCGGCGGCGTGAAGGTCGTGAAGACCCCCGCCGAGGCCCGCCTCGCCGCGAAGGCGATGCTCGGCATGAAGATCGCCACCCACCAGACCCACGGCGCGGCCCTCGTCGTGCGCGAGGTCCTGGTGGACCAGGCCTCGAAGATCGCCCGCGAGATCTATCTCTCCGTCGTCCTCGACCGCCGCGAGGCCCGCCCCGTGGTCATCGCCTCCGCCGAGGGGGGCATGCAGATCGAGGAGCTCGCCCGCTCCCGACCGGACGCCATCCTCAAGGAGCCCGTGGACCCGAGCCGCGGCCTCGAGGCCTTCCAGGCCCGGCGCCTCGCCTTCCGCCTCGGCATCCCCTCCGCCGAGGTCGGCTCCTTCGTGAAGCTCCTGCGCGCGCTCGTGCGGGTCTTCATCGACTACGACGCCTCGCTCGTCGAGGTCAACCCGCTCATCGTCGACGCCTCCGGCAAGCTCTGCGCCATCGACGGCAAGATCGTCACCGACGACAACGCGCTCTTCCGGCAGGAGGAGCTCGCCGGCCGCAGGGACCTCGAGTCGAGCCCGCTCGAGAAGCAGGCCCAGAAGGTCGGGATCAACTACATCAGCCTCGACGGGGACATCGGCTGCATGGTCAACGGCGCGGGCCTCGCGATGGGCACCATGGACATCATCGCGCTCGCCGGCGGCCGGCCCGCCAACTTCCTCGACGTAGGCGGCGGCGCCACGGCCGAGCAGGTCACGGCCGCCTTCCGCATCCTCCTCCAGGACCCCAAGGTCCGCGCCGTGCTCGTGAACATCTTCGGCGGCATCATGCGCTGCGACGTCATCGCCGAGGGCGTGATCGCCGCGGCCAAGCGCGTGAAGATGAAGGTCCCGCTCATCGTCCGGCTGGAAGGCACCAACGTGCGCGAGGGCAAGAAGCTCCTGCACGATTCCCGCCTGCCCATGACGCAGGCGGACAGCCTCTGGGACGCCGCCCAGAAGGCCGTCGCGGCGGCGAAGGAGGTGCGGCCGTGA